A window from Prosthecochloris marina encodes these proteins:
- a CDS encoding TolC family protein, translating to MRDSKGAVRCFTKTGMLFMLFFILQSCLTGHPVYAQEVLQWQQCVSEALQSRPDLAAAEASLQQAEAQKKITTSAERPQINASLSGKRSDSTQEELESASTFSYGLSASQLLYDGGVTGSKIEASKEALNAEEQAYRLASSDARLSLRRAFVELLKAQKLVVLAKEIEQRRRENVAFLKLRYEAGREHIGSLRRSEADLAEAEFEVAQAERGVVLAQSQLASALGRDVRSTLVAEGSFAVEELAEKSPDFPALAKEHPEVLQFEANTRSARYDLEASKKSFFPELSLNSSFGRSSFESWPPDELDWSAGFELSLPLYTGGGTKAAAAKALGVVNEQISRSRGVYLEVLDTLEERWKNVQDATENLEVQEKYLESANLRSTIANAQYSNGLISFDDWVIIEDNLVSLKKSHLDAQAQLFVARAEWTQAKGVGLNE from the coding sequence ATGAGAGACAGTAAGGGCGCGGTGCGTTGTTTTACAAAAACCGGCATGTTGTTCATGCTGTTTTTTATTCTCCAGAGTTGTTTAACGGGACACCCGGTTTATGCTCAGGAAGTGTTGCAATGGCAACAGTGTGTCAGTGAGGCGCTGCAGTCCAGGCCGGATCTCGCTGCCGCCGAAGCATCGCTGCAGCAGGCTGAAGCGCAGAAAAAAATTACCACTTCGGCTGAACGTCCTCAGATAAACGCCAGCTTGAGTGGCAAACGCAGCGATTCGACTCAAGAAGAACTCGAGAGCGCTTCTACTTTTTCCTATGGTCTCTCGGCCTCACAGCTACTGTATGATGGAGGGGTTACCGGCAGTAAAATCGAAGCCAGTAAAGAAGCACTGAACGCTGAAGAGCAAGCGTATCGTCTCGCGTCTTCGGATGCCAGATTGTCGTTACGGCGAGCTTTTGTAGAACTTCTCAAGGCACAGAAGCTTGTCGTGCTTGCAAAAGAGATCGAGCAGCGTCGTCGAGAAAATGTAGCGTTTCTGAAGTTGCGTTATGAAGCGGGTCGGGAGCATATAGGATCACTACGCCGTTCCGAGGCTGATCTTGCCGAGGCGGAATTCGAAGTTGCCCAGGCCGAACGTGGTGTTGTGCTCGCCCAGTCACAGCTTGCCTCGGCCCTTGGGCGCGATGTGCGTTCCACTTTGGTTGCAGAGGGTTCATTTGCGGTTGAAGAGCTTGCTGAAAAATCTCCTGATTTTCCTGCATTAGCGAAAGAGCATCCTGAAGTTCTTCAGTTCGAAGCAAACACACGTTCTGCTCGTTACGATCTCGAAGCTTCGAAAAAGTCGTTTTTTCCCGAGCTTTCGCTCAATTCTTCTTTTGGTAGAAGTTCCTTTGAAAGCTGGCCGCCGGATGAGCTGGATTGGAGTGCCGGGTTTGAGCTTTCGCTTCCTCTGTATACGGGGGGAGGCACCAAGGCAGCTGCAGCTAAAGCTCTTGGGGTAGTCAATGAACAGATCTCCAGAAGCCGGGGCGTTTATCTCGAGGTGCTCGATACGCTTGAAGAGCGTTGGAAAAATGTTCAGGATGCCACCGAAAACCTCGAGGTACAGGAAAAATATCTTGAATCGGCCAATCTTCGATCTACCATTGCCAATGCCCAGTATTCGAATGGTTTGATTTCTTTCGATGACTGGGTGATTATCGAAGACAATCTTGTCAGCTTAAAAAAATCACATCTCGATGCCCAGGCCCAGCTGTTCGTGGCCAGGGCTGAATGGACACAGGC